The DNA region AGAATCGGCCGCGACGACACGAAAGCCGGAGAACCGAACGGCGGCGCCACGACAAGGGCCTGCCGCCGTCGAAAAGACGCCCGGTCACTCCGAGCACGATCACCAGGAGCAGACCGGTCAGGACAGGGGCTCTTCGGCGCATGTGGCACCTCCGTGTGCGCTCGTATCGGCGGGCCGAGGCTTTCGGAAGTAGCCGTTCGGGCACCCGTGATTACGATCACAGCGAGACTCCTGGCCTGACATCTCTACAAACCGACCGCTCAGTACGGCAGACTCGACGGCACTTCCACTCGACGACGAGGAGAACACCCGTGACCGAACACCCCTCCCGTGTAGCGATCGTCACCGGCGCCGGCCGCGGCATCGGGGCGGCCGTGGCCAAGCGGCTCGCTTCCGACGGATTCGCCGTCGGCCTGCTGGACCTCGACGAGGCCGGCGTCAAGCAGGGTGCAGAAGCGATCGTCGCCGAGGGCGGCAAGGCCGTCGGTGTCGCGCTGGACGTCAACGACGCCGCGCAGGTCGAAGCCGCGGTGACCCGGGTGGCCGAGGAGCTCGGCGCGCCGACCGTGCTGATCAACAACGCCGGTATCACCCGCGACAACCTGCTGTTCAAGATGACCGAACAGGACTGGGACTCGGTGCTGGGCGTGCACCTGAAGGGCTCGTTCCTGATGACCCGCGAGGTGCAGAAGTACCAGACGCAGGAGAAGTGGGGCCGCATCGTCAACCTGTCCAGCACCTCGGCGCTGGGCAACCGCGGCCAGGTCAACTACTCCGCCGCCAAGGCGGGTATGCAGGGCTTCACCAAGACCCTCGCGATCGAACTGGGCAAGTTCAACGTCACCGCGAACGCCATCGCCCCCGGGTTCATCGCCACCGACATGACCGCGGCGACCGCCGAGCGGCTCGGCATGTCGTTCGAGGACTTCAAGGCGGCGGCCGCGTCGCAGATCCCGGTGCAGCGCGTCGGCACCCCCGACGACATCGCCAACCTCGCGTCGTTCCTGGTGAGCGACGGCGCCGGATTCATCTCCGGCCAGGTCATCTACGTCGCCGGCGGACCGAAGGACTGAGCCATGCGCGCATTCGCCTCCCTGCAGGAGTTCGAGAACGCCGTCGGTGAGCATTTCGGCTACAGCGACTGGCTGACCCTCACCCAGGAACGGGTGAACCTGTTCGCCGACGCCACCGACGATCACCAGTGGATCCACGTCGACGTCGAGAAGGCCGCCCAAGGCCCGTTCGGGGCGCCGATCGCCCACGGCTTCCTGACGCTGTCGCTCATTTCGGGTTTCGTCGGCAAGCTCTACCGGGTCGACGGGCTCAAGATGGGCATCAACTACGGCCTGAACAAGGTCCGGTTCCCCCAGCCGGTCAAGGTCGGCGCGAAGATCCGGGCGGGTGCCGAACTGGTCGAGGTCACCGACGTCGCCGGCGGCAAACAGGCCGTCGTCCGGTGGACGATCGAGATCGACGGCGAGCCCAAACCGGCGTGCGTCGCGGAGATGGTCGTCCGGCTGATCGCCTGAGAAGTGACCTCCGGCACCTCGCCGGACCAGCCCTACCCGACATACCGACTGGTCGGTACTGTAACCGGAAAGCGAGACGCTGGAGGCACCATGAACCAGTCCGACCTGCCGGGCCTCGACCTGGCCAGGCTCAAGGCCCATCTGGACGAGCACCGGCCGGGTCTCGTCCAGGGCGACCTGAGCGGCCAGGTCGTGGAAGGGGGCCGGTCGAACCTCACCTACATCGTGGGCGACGGCCGGTCCCGCTGGGTGGTCCGCCGCCCGCCGCTGGGCCACGTCCTGCCGACGGCGCACGACATGGGCCGCGAGTACCGGGTGATCTCCGGCCTGCACGGCACGGCCGTCCCGGTGCCGGAAACCGTGCTGTTGTGCGAAGACACCGACGTCATCGGCTCGCGGTTCTACGTGATGGAGTTCGTGGAGGGCACGCCCTTCCGCTCCGACACCGAACTCGCCGCGCTCGGCCCCGCCCGGACCAAGGCGATCGCGGAGGAACTGGTCGACACCCTGGTCGCCCTGCACGCCGTCGAGCCGGAATCGGTGGGGCTGGGCGATTTCGGCCGCCCCGAGGGCTTCCTCGAACGCCAGCTGCGGCGCTGGAAGAAGCAGCTCGACGGCAACCGCAGCCGCGACCTCCCCGGCGTCGACGAACTGCACGACCGGCTCGCCTCGTCGGTGCCCGAGTCAGGGAAGCCGTCGATCGTCCACGGTGACTACCGGCTGGACAACGTGCTGGTGAACGCCGACGACCGGATCACCGCGGTGCTGGACTGGGAGATGTCCACCCTCGGCGACCCGCTGACCGACCTCGCGCTGCTGGTGGCCTACGCCGAACGCGACAAGGTCTCCTTGCAGTTCGTGTCCAATGCCAGCTCGGCGCCGGGTTATCCGCGCAACGACGAGGTCATCGCGCGGTACGCCGAGCGCTCCGGCCGCGACGTCTCCCGGCTCAACTGGTACGTGAGCTTCGCGTTCTTCAAACTCGCGGTGATCCTGGAAGGCATCCACCTCCGCTACAGCAAGGGGCAGACCGTCGGCGCCGGGTTCGACGGCATCGGCTCGGGCGTGGTCCCGTTGATCGCGCACGGCAACGAGACTCTCAAGGAAGAGGGATAGAGATGGACTTCGCCTTCGACGCGAAAACCGAGGAACTGCGGGGAAAGCTCCTCGAGTTCATGGATTCGCACATCTATCCGGCCGAGGCCGTCTTCGAGCGGCAGCTGGCCGAGCGCGACAATGAATGGTCGCAACCGCCGATCGTCGAGGAACTCAAGGCCGAGGCCCGCAAACGCGGGCTGTGGAACTTCTTCCTCCCCGGCGACCACGGCGCGGGGCTGACGAACCTGCAGTACGCGCCGCTGGCCGAGATCACCGGCCGCAGCCTCCGGCTCGCGCCGACCGCGGTGAACTGCGCGGCGCCGGACACCGGGAACATGGAAGTGCTCACCATGTTCGGCACCGAGCAGCAGAAGAAGCAGTGGCTGCAACCGTTGCTGGACGGCGAGATCCGGTCCGCGTTCGCGATGACCGAGCCCGACGTCGCCTCCTCCGACGCGCGCAACATCGCCACCAGCATCCGGCGTGACGGCGACGAGTACGTCATCAACGGCCGCAAGTGGTACATCTCCGGCGCGATGAACCCGAACTGCAAGATCTTCATCGTGATGGGCAAAACCGATCCGGACGGGCCCGCCCACAAGCAGCAGAGCATGATCCTGGTCCCCCGCGACACCCCCGGCATGACCGTGAAACGCGGTATGCACGTGTTCGGCTACACCGACGGGGACCACGGCGGCCACGCCGAAGTGCTCTTCGAGGACGTCCGCGTGCCGGCGGAGAACCTCATCGCCGGCGAGGGCGACGGATTCGCCATCGCGCAGGCACGCCTCGGGCCGGGCCGGATCCACCACTGCATGCGCGCCATCGGCATGGCCGAACGTGCGCTGGAACTGATGTGCCGCCGTGCGCTCTCGCGCGAGACCTTCGGCAAGCCGATCGCCGAACAGGGCGTGGTGCAGGACTGGATCGCCGAAGCGCGGGTCAAGATCGAGCAGCAGCGGCTGCTGGTGCTCAAAACCGCGTGGCTGATGGACACCGTCGGCAACCAGGGCGCGCACACCGAGATCCAGGCGATCAAGATCTCCACGCCGATCACCGTCGAGTGGATCCTCGACAAGGCGGTGCAGCTGTTCGGCGCGGGCGGGGTCAGCCAGGACTTCCCGGTCGCCGAGATGTGGGCGCAGGTGCGGACGCTGCGCCTGGCCGACGGCCCGGACGAGGTGCACAAGCGCTCGCTGGCGCACCGCGAGCTGAAGAAGTACCGCGGGGAGGCCTCGAAGTGACCACTGTGGACGATCTCAAGCGGCGCGTGGCCGACCTGCTGGCCGCGTATCCGCCGGAAAGCACGCCGCGCCAGGACTTCCTTGACGCGCGGTTCG from Amycolatopsis sp. EV170708-02-1 includes:
- the fabG gene encoding 3-oxoacyl-ACP reductase FabG; this translates as MTEHPSRVAIVTGAGRGIGAAVAKRLASDGFAVGLLDLDEAGVKQGAEAIVAEGGKAVGVALDVNDAAQVEAAVTRVAEELGAPTVLINNAGITRDNLLFKMTEQDWDSVLGVHLKGSFLMTREVQKYQTQEKWGRIVNLSSTSALGNRGQVNYSAAKAGMQGFTKTLAIELGKFNVTANAIAPGFIATDMTAATAERLGMSFEDFKAAAASQIPVQRVGTPDDIANLASFLVSDGAGFISGQVIYVAGGPKD
- a CDS encoding MaoC family dehydratase translates to MRAFASLQEFENAVGEHFGYSDWLTLTQERVNLFADATDDHQWIHVDVEKAAQGPFGAPIAHGFLTLSLISGFVGKLYRVDGLKMGINYGLNKVRFPQPVKVGAKIRAGAELVEVTDVAGGKQAVVRWTIEIDGEPKPACVAEMVVRLIA
- a CDS encoding phosphotransferase family protein, which codes for MNQSDLPGLDLARLKAHLDEHRPGLVQGDLSGQVVEGGRSNLTYIVGDGRSRWVVRRPPLGHVLPTAHDMGREYRVISGLHGTAVPVPETVLLCEDTDVIGSRFYVMEFVEGTPFRSDTELAALGPARTKAIAEELVDTLVALHAVEPESVGLGDFGRPEGFLERQLRRWKKQLDGNRSRDLPGVDELHDRLASSVPESGKPSIVHGDYRLDNVLVNADDRITAVLDWEMSTLGDPLTDLALLVAYAERDKVSLQFVSNASSAPGYPRNDEVIARYAERSGRDVSRLNWYVSFAFFKLAVILEGIHLRYSKGQTVGAGFDGIGSGVVPLIAHGNETLKEEG
- a CDS encoding acyl-CoA dehydrogenase family protein, producing the protein MDFAFDAKTEELRGKLLEFMDSHIYPAEAVFERQLAERDNEWSQPPIVEELKAEARKRGLWNFFLPGDHGAGLTNLQYAPLAEITGRSLRLAPTAVNCAAPDTGNMEVLTMFGTEQQKKQWLQPLLDGEIRSAFAMTEPDVASSDARNIATSIRRDGDEYVINGRKWYISGAMNPNCKIFIVMGKTDPDGPAHKQQSMILVPRDTPGMTVKRGMHVFGYTDGDHGGHAEVLFEDVRVPAENLIAGEGDGFAIAQARLGPGRIHHCMRAIGMAERALELMCRRALSRETFGKPIAEQGVVQDWIAEARVKIEQQRLLVLKTAWLMDTVGNQGAHTEIQAIKISTPITVEWILDKAVQLFGAGGVSQDFPVAEMWAQVRTLRLADGPDEVHKRSLAHRELKKYRGEASK